The Wolbachia endosymbiont of Ctenocephalides felis wCfeT genomic interval CTGCTCTAGCTTCTTTATTAACCATTTACTCTTTCAGCAGCTTTGCAGCTGATTTTTCTACTGAAAGTGTTAGGGAAGTAGAAAAGCAAGAGAACACAAAAACTTCTGCAAAAATGGAAGTAATGAAAACAGCAAATCCAAAGCTGAAAGAGAAAATGGACAGAATATGCAATGCTGATCCAAGAAAAAAAGCTGACGAGCTTAAAAAGAAAGCTGATGATCTGAAAAGAAAAGAGGATATGAAGCTAGCAGCTGAGCAGAAGAAAAAAGAAGAGGCTAGATTAGCAAGTGAGAAAAAAGCGAAGCTTGCAAGTGAGAAAGAGGCAAAAAGAAAAGAAGCGCAAGCTCTCAAAGAAAAAAATAAAGCTTTGAAAGAAGAAGCTAAAGCTAAGGCTCGTAATGCTAAAGCTGAAGTTAGTGATAAAACGAGAAGCGTAAAAACAGTTAACAAAAGTGTAGAGAAGGCAAACCCTGTTGTTTCATCTGACGGTGTGGATATTCTGAGTGCTAGTCAAGAAAAAGATGGCTTGAGAATAACTTTTGGTGGTGTTGTTGATGCTCAAGGTTATGGTAAAGTCGGTCCAAGTGGTGATGAGTATAAGCGCTATCATATTATGGCTGGCAAAGCTGTAGATTATTATAGTGCTACTGATAATGCAATAAAGGGAGCAAATCCAATCTTTCCAAGAGGGATAGGAAACCTTGGTGATTATAGCAATGACACTGGTATGATTGCAGATGCAATATTGCACTTGAGAGCAGAAAATAAAAATGAAGAGCTTGGTCTTCTTTATGGTGCTGATGTGCAATTCCATGTTCCAGTTACAGAAGGAAAGGGTACATCGCAAGGTATTAATGCTGCAAGAGGCAGAAGTGCACATGTGTTTATAAATTCAGAGTATGGTGATGTGAAACTCGGTTACCAATTTGGTCCTGAAGCTCTTATGAGACTTGATGCAACAAGAATTGCAACTGTTGATGGAGGTCCAGATAGCGACTGGTACAGAAAAGTTAACTTAGAGGGAAGTGCTGCAAGCTTTCCATTCTATGTAACTCCACGTCTTTATACAGAAAGCTTCTCAAGTGAAAGTGAAAAACTCTCTTTCCGCATGGCAGGCAAATATAACAAAGGTGTTATGACCACATTGCCATTTAGAGTAGCTTACTACTCACCAAAATACATGGGTGCAAGATTTGGTATCAGCTACGCTCCTCATTATGAGGCTAGCTTGTTTAGTGTAAGTGAGAGTGCAATTGGTAACCCTTATACAACAAAAATTGATGAGATTACTAATTCGTTTGTTAATGCTAGTAAACGTACGTTTGATAGCACTGCTGACATTAGTGGAAACACTTATAAGTCAACAGATGAAGCAATTGATGCTTTAGTTACAAATAATGGTAGTTTGAGCTTTGATGCTGCTGTTACAGGTGCTCAAAAAGGAGCAGCTCTTGACGAGGCAGTTAAGATCTTGCCTGCAATTAAAGAAGCTACTCTAACTGTGCCTACTGAGTACGATAGATACGGAGTGAAGAGTGTTCCAAGTGGCATAGCTGCTGTAGACAAGCCTGCAAATGCTGCTGCAATGAAAAGTGAATTGACAGGCCTAGAAGCAAGCTTAGGCACCACAGGTGGTACTAAGGATGAATTTATCAAAGAATTAAAAGAGACGTTAAATGAATTTTTGAATAAAGGAGCTGATTCTGGAACTGCTAGAACTGCAGTTGAAGGTGCATTTCAAAATTCAGTGCTTTCTGAAGCAGTCAAGGGTACTTGGGGTAGTAACAGTGTAAGGCATGTTGGTCCGGACTACGAGCACATAATAAGTGCTGGTGCAACTTATGAGTATGACTTTGAGGAATACAAAGTGAAAGTCAAAGGCTCTGTAGTTGGTGAATTTGGTAAAGCAAAACAACCAAACAAGGATAAGCATTCTTATACTGAATATGTAGAGTACAATGACCTAATGGGTGTGAACTTAGGTGTAAGTGCTGATTATAAGGTCGATGAAGGTCAAAGCATAAAAGCTGCTGCCTCTTTTGCATATTTAGGTAAGTCTGGTCAACCAAAGGTTATAAAAACATTAAGTGGTAATGATTATGTAGATCTTAAGACAAGTGATCCAAGAGTGAAAGGGATTGCAGATCAATTTGGTAAAGATAGTAACGACACTATGTATTGGACTGCTGGTGCTGGTTATCAACGTGAAAACATCTATACTAGTTTGACATACTTTGGTAGCGTTATGAATGATGGAGACAAGCTTCATGATGTTGCACTTGGTGTTCAATATGATCTGTCACCTGCTTGCAGTAAGAGCAAGTTTGTTCCTTACGCAGTTCTTCACCTCTTCACTACTGAAGAGAAGCAAAGTGTTGATCATAAAATTACTACGAAAAGTGGTAGTGGTGATGTACCACCTAACAAAGGAGCGCTTCTGCTTACTGGTGTGAAGTTCTCTTTTTAACCAAGCTAATACACACCACAGTTTAATGTGGTGTGTATTGACACTGATTTATTGGTATCCATTCAGGTGTATGGCTTAAGAAGCAATAGCCAGTAGGTTTTGAAAAGGATTTAACTTCTTTTGCCTCCAAGTCAAGTACAATGAAATTATCCTCTCAAGAAACATATTTCCCCATTTCGATTGTGTAAAATATGAAACTTTTCGGTAAACAACGTAATGCCGAATCTGTCGCTCAGCATAGTTGTTTGTCAGTGGAATATTTTCTGGATCGTCCAAAAATTTCCACATCATCAGATCCGATTTCATGATATTTTTTGCTACTCGAGACGCTCCAATTGCCTCGGGTAAATTTGATATATTCTTTAAGTAATATCTCGTTCGCTTGCGTAATTTTCTTGCTCTTCTTATGAACCTTAATGTGTCTATTTCATCCTTTAACAGAGCTTTTTTCAATGCAAATAATTCAGTAGCAACATTCCTTAAATAATACCCCAAAACTTTCACTTCGCTATTCCAACTATGAGACAACCTTTCAAAATCTCTTGCTAAATGTGCCCAACAGACCTGCCTTTTCTTGCTGGAAAAGTAGTTGTAAG includes:
- a CDS encoding coiled-coil domain-containing protein, with translation MKKSTYTRTALASLLTIYSFSSFAADFSTESVREVEKQENTKTSAKMEVMKTANPKLKEKMDRICNADPRKKADELKKKADDLKRKEDMKLAAEQKKKEEARLASEKKAKLASEKEAKRKEAQALKEKNKALKEEAKAKARNAKAEVSDKTRSVKTVNKSVEKANPVVSSDGVDILSASQEKDGLRITFGGVVDAQGYGKVGPSGDEYKRYHIMAGKAVDYYSATDNAIKGANPIFPRGIGNLGDYSNDTGMIADAILHLRAENKNEELGLLYGADVQFHVPVTEGKGTSQGINAARGRSAHVFINSEYGDVKLGYQFGPEALMRLDATRIATVDGGPDSDWYRKVNLEGSAASFPFYVTPRLYTESFSSESEKLSFRMAGKYNKGVMTTLPFRVAYYSPKYMGARFGISYAPHYEASLFSVSESAIGNPYTTKIDEITNSFVNASKRTFDSTADISGNTYKSTDEAIDALVTNNGSLSFDAAVTGAQKGAALDEAVKILPAIKEATLTVPTEYDRYGVKSVPSGIAAVDKPANAAAMKSELTGLEASLGTTGGTKDEFIKELKETLNEFLNKGADSGTARTAVEGAFQNSVLSEAVKGTWGSNSVRHVGPDYEHIISAGATYEYDFEEYKVKVKGSVVGEFGKAKQPNKDKHSYTEYVEYNDLMGVNLGVSADYKVDEGQSIKAAASFAYLGKSGQPKVIKTLSGNDYVDLKTSDPRVKGIADQFGKDSNDTMYWTAGAGYQRENIYTSLTYFGSVMNDGDKLHDVALGVQYDLSPACSKSKFVPYAVLHLFTTEEKQSVDHKITTKSGSGDVPPNKGALLLTGVKFSF